From Anolis carolinensis isolate JA03-04 unplaced genomic scaffold, rAnoCar3.1.pri scaffold_8, whole genome shotgun sequence, a single genomic window includes:
- the LOC100555559 gene encoding uncharacterized protein LOC100555559: MGKYLVLCSIAILFILLQTEVSMSLSRRGSSRPSGGGNRGSHHKPSRPAHQPSKPSRPVHQPSKPSRPVHQPSKPSRPVLQPSKPGNPVHKPIKPVQNPVKPVQEVPVQSARQPVQPVQNPMVPQNKPANNPPPYNPAYQPHNPANPAQNPAYPPHNPANPAQNPAYPPHNPANPAYPPHNPANPAQNPAYPPHNPANPAYPPHNPANPAYPPHNPANPAYPPHNPANPAQNPAYPPHNPANPAYPPHNPANPAQNPAYPHNPANPAYPPQHPANPAQNPAYPPHNPGYPQHNPAYPAPNPGYPHNPNYPQNPSYPHPNPGYPQNPNYPQNPKWGHYDAKPWKPKPPKTNLKHMAGAAAVGALGGFFLGRAMSNMHFNFRNPAEEQWWYENRNRYSDHVYYPKYEQPVPADVFVRDCWNITVREFIEPSGNETADEMESRVVAQVVHEMCVQQYRSYSGQAEGGSIIHNTNIQVPNPANPAIKHTQGEAVAGTAVENSEISFGGPMGNMQFQFNGSEEQQWWNENRYRLMGRIFQPNYSYPVPIDVFVNDCVNATMGEYMKLSRNETAIETETRVLKRLVPEMCTKLYHNYSRNSEKEMAYNSNEKLEESIIPVKLALEDRASAPANPPAGNSAMSMHFHFTDAVLLPSMLLGTVLSTRFLIP; encoded by the coding sequence ATGGGAAAGTACCTGGTGCTTTGCTCAATAGCGATCCTCTTTATTCTGCTTCAGACAGAAGTTAGCATGTCCCTTTCCAGAAGAGGAAGCAGCAGACCCAGTGGTGGCGGTAACAGGGGGAGTCACCACAAGCCCAGCCGGCCTGCACATCAGCCTAGTAAACCCAGCAGGCCAGTCCATCAACCTAGCAAACCGAGCAGGCCTGTGCATCAACCTAGCAAGCCAAGCAGGCCTGTGCTTCAACCTAGTAAACCTGGCAATCCTGTACACAAACctataaaacctgtacaaaacCCTGTAAAACCTGTACAGGAAGTACCGGTCCAGTCTGCACGACAACCAGTCCAGCCTGTGCAAAATCCCATGGTGCCACAAAACAAACCCGCAAATAACCCTCCACCATATAACCCTGCATACCAGCCACATAATCCTGCCAACCCTGCACAAAACCCTGCATACCCGCCACATAATCCTGCCAACCCTGCACAAAACCCTGCATACCCTCCACATAATCCTGCCAACCCTGCATACCCTCCTCATAATCCTGCCAACCCCGCACAAAACCCTGCATACCCTCCACATAATCCTGCTAACCCTGCATACCCTCCTCATAATCCTGCCAACCCTGCATACCCTCCTCATAATCCTGCCAACCCTGCATACCCTCCTCATAATCCTGCCAACCCCGCACAAAACCCTGCCTACCCTCCACATAATCCTGCCAACCCTGCATACCCTCCACATAATCCTGCCAACCCTGCACAAAATCCTGCTTATCCACATAATCCTGCCAACCCTGCGTACCCACCGCAACATCCTGCCAACCCCGCACAAAACCCTGCTTACCCACCACATAATCCTGGCTACCCTCAACACAACCCTGCCTACCCAGCCCCAAATCCTGGCTACCCCCATAACCCTAATTACCCACAAAACCCTAGCTATCCCCACCCTAACCCTGGCTACCCACAGAATCCTAATTACCCCCAGAATCCAAAATGGGGTCACTATGATGCTAAACCATGGAAGCCAAAGCCTCCCAAGACCAATTTGAAGCATATGGCAGGAGCCGCTGCTGTGGGAGCCCTTGGTGGCTTCTTTTTAGGTCGCGCCATGTCCAACATGCACTTCAATTTTAGAAACCCCGCGGAGGAACAGTGGTGGTATGAAAATCGCAATCGCTATTCTGATCACGTCTACTATCCAAAGTATGAACAACCTGTTCCAGCGGATGTCTTTGTGAGGGACTGTTGGAACATCACAGTGAGAGAATTCATTGAGCCCAGTGGGAATGAAACAGCAGATGAGATGGAGAGCAGAGTTGTGGCCCAAGTGGTACATGAAATGTGTGTTCAACAGTACCGTAGCTATTCTGGGCAAGCAGAAGGAGGAAGCATAATCCACAATACCAACATTCAGGTGCCTAACCCAGCTAACCCTGCGATAAAGCACACACAAGGAGAAGCTGTCGCAGGTACTGCAGTGGAAAACAGTGAGATCAGCTTTGGTGGCCCAATGGGCAATATGCAGTTTCAGTTTAATGGCAGCGAGGAGCAACAGTGGTGGAATGAAAACCGCTATCGTTTAATGGGCCGTATTTTCCAGCCAAACTACAGCTATCCTGTTCCGATTGATGTTTTTGTGAATGACTGCGTGAATGCCACGATGGGCGAGTACATGAAGCTGAGCAGAAATGAAACGGCCATTGAGACAGAAACCAGAGTTCTGAAACGACTGGTACCCGAAATGTGCACGAAGCTATACCATAACTACTCCAGAAATAGTGAAAAAGAAATGGCTTACAACAGCAACGAGAAGCTGGAAGAATCGATTATACCTGTCAAACTTGCACTAGAGGACAGGGCTTCAGCACCTGCCAACCCCCCCGCAGGAAACAGTGCAATGTCTATGCATTTTCATTTTACAGATGCCGTCCTCCTCCCTTCCATGCTCTTGGGCACCGTGTTATCCACACGTTTCCTGATACCTTGA
- the LOC103280486 gene encoding major prion protein homolog, protein MERKYVVQCSIAFVLILLQVDVIDSRGSRGGSRSGSSKINFWSSSSRSGSSRSTSSSSSHKIKSHSDSSRSGSSFSNGSGKRYWSYNSPAGSSTSYRRPTQEPNLYSQNYRYSSRYPWDSYDAKPWRPKPPKAKLKDVAGEVIVGAAGGFLLGGSLSHMELYFWDPKEERWWYEHRDSYPDMVYFRNYDQRPAPFMTFIEDCVNITVSKFIVNQTDEMEIKVVPHVVRQMCKEEYIENLFRPSRERKPGEIAKMTNTGGAVITSFEGISSGHDMVVALDTSFLVMLFFLTKLLCY, encoded by the coding sequence ATGGAGAGGAAGTATGTGGTCCAATGCTCAATAGCATTTGTCTTGATTCTTCTTCAGGTTGATGTCATTGATTCACGAGGATCAAGGGGTGGATCTCGTTCAGGATCTTCAAAAATTAATTTTTGGAGTTCTTCATCCCGATCTGGCAGTTCTCGTTCTACTTCTAGTTCTAGTTCTCATAAGATCAAATCTCACTCTGATTCAAGCCGTTCTGGCTCTTCTTTTAGCAACGGCTCAGGAAAGAGATATTGGTCATATAACAGCCCTGCAGGAAGTTCCACCAGTTATCGCCGACCTACACAGGAACCAAACCTTTACTCTCAAAACTATAGATATTCTTCACGATATCCCTGGGATTCATATGATGCCAAACCATGGAGGCCGAAGCCACCCAAAGCTAAACTAAAGGATGTGGCTGGAGAGGTCATTGTGGGAGCTGCCGGGGGCTTCCTTCTTGGCGGCTCCTTGTCCCACATGGAATTGTATTTTTGGGACCCAAAGGAGGAACGGTGGTGGTACGAACACCGCGATAGCTATCCCGACATGGTTTATTTTCGAAATTACGACCAGCGTCCTGCTCCATTCATGACCTTTATAGAAGACTGTGTGAATATCACTGTGAGTAAGTTTATTGTGAACCAAACCGATGAGATGGAAATCAAGGTTGTGCCACATGTGGTGCGCCAAATGTGCAAAGAGGAGTATATTGAAAATCTATTTAGACCTTCAAGAGAACGCAAACCTGGGGAGATAGCCAAGATGACAAATACCGGCGGAGCAGTTATCACCAGTTTTGAAGGAATCAGTAGTGGTCATGATATGGTTGTGGCTCTAGACACCTCATTTTTGGTGATGCTTTTCTTCCTAACAAAGCTCCTCTGTTATTGA